The sequence TGTTGCACGAGATTTTTTTCCAAATTATTCATACTTTCGATGTTTTCTTCAAGTCGCTCAGCTTGGCTATCGGCCACAAAAATTACGCCATCGAGGCCCTTTAAAATGAGTTTCCGACTGGCATCATAGACCACCTGACCAGGAACCGTATAAAGATGAAACTTGGTCGTAAACCCCCTGATTTCGCCAATAAAAAGGGGTAAAAAATCAAAAAACAAAGTGCGTTCGTTTTCAGTATTAAGTGCGATGAGTTTACTTTTTTGATCGTTAGCAGTTTTTTGATAAACCCATTGAATATTGGTCGTCTTACCCCCGAGGCTCGGCCCGTAGTAGACGATCTTGCAGTGAATTTCTTTAGCGTTATAGTTTATAAATGACATAGTTAGAGCTCGACCCTGTTTTCAAGCGCACGACTGAGCGTTCGATAATCTACATATTCAAGATTACCACCAATTGGAACCCCGTGCGCAATTCTTGTCACACGAATTCCACGTGGTTTTATTAATTTTGTTAAATAAAGAGATGTCGCATCCCCTTCAAGATCTGCATCGAGAGCTAAAATAACCTCTGTGATCTTCTCATTTTCGAGTCGATTGAGAAGTTCTTGAAGACGAATCTGGTCTGGGCCAATGCCATCTAAAGGTGATAACACTCCCTGAAGCACATGGTAACGACCTTTAAACTGCATGGCAGCTTCAATACGCAAAATATCGGAGGGGTCTTCAACCACACACACAAGCTCGGGCTGTCGTTGTGTATCTTTGCAAAAAGCACAGAGCTCTTGATCGGTGAAACTAAAACACTGAGGGCAGTTTTTCACTTGGGATTTAAGTTCTAAAAGGGCTGCACTTAACTGCTCTGCAATATCTTTTTTTGATTTTAGAATATGAAACGTCAATCGCTGCGCAGTCTTTTCGCCAAGACCAGGCAGCCGGCTTAATTCTTCAATAAGACGGTCTAAAGCCGGAATTTTAAACGCCATTAAAAGAGTCCTGGCATTGAGACGCCACCGGTGATTTTTTGCATTTCAGATTCAGACATAGCTTTACTCTTTTTAAGTGATTCGTTCACAGCTGTTAATACTAGATCTTGAAGCATATCTAAATCATTAGGATCCACAACGTCTTTACTGATTTTAATAGCACTAATAAGTTGTGCTCCGGTTGCAACTGCTGTTACGGCTCCGCCGCCACTGGTAGCTTCAACAGTTTTTGTTGCCAATTCTTCTTGAAGCTTTGCCATTTTACCTTGCATCTGTTGCGCTTGTTTTAAAAATTGTTGCATGCCGCCCGGGAAGTTCTTCATGACTTATCCTCCTATTGAGATTCTTTAATTGAAGTAATTCTAGCTTTAAAAACGTCTTTGGCTTCTCGAACCAAAGGATGAGATTCTACTTGTTCACGAATGCGATCATTCACAGCTGTTTCGGCAGCTTCACGGGCTTCTTTGGGTGATGATTGATTGGGGGATCCTTGGGAAAGTGTAACTTGCACTTTATATTTCCGCCCCCAATGTTTGGCCACCACATCCACGATCTGGTTAACAACTTCTTTTTGTGCAACTTGATTATAGAAAAATTCTTGTTCTTTTCTAAATCCAATCACCAGATTTTCACCTTCCAGGTTTTGCAAAAATGCATACTCAAGCTTAGCACCCAAAAGTGGTTTTTCTTTTTTAATAATTCCAACAAGTTCTGCCCAACGCTCGAGATCACTTCCCCCACTTGCCACCGCTACAGTTGGCGCAGCTGCTGCTCGCACAGGAGTTGCTGTTTGCACAGGAGCTTCCGAACGCAGAGGTGTGCGCGTCGGTGTCGCAGGAATCACAGGCTTTGTTGAAACTGCTGTAGGATTTTTTGATCCGCCGTTTTCAATTGAAGCGATTAATTTTTCAATCGATGTCAACCGTGGCGCTTGAGACAATCTTAAGAGTAACATCTCTAAAACAATACGAGGATCTTGCGCGCGAAGCACATCTCCGACACCTTTAAGTGTCATATCAAAAAGCATATGGACATCTTCATTGCTTAATTCATCAGCGTATTTTTTAAGCTCATCAATTTCTTGATCGGGTAGATCTAAAAACTCACCAGTACTTGTTGTGTTTCCACTGGCCACACTCACCTTTACAATCATGAGGTTACGAAGATGTTCTAAAAGATCTTGTGCGAATTGTTTTGGGTCATAACCTTGATGAAACACGCGTTCAATAATTTGCAAACAGCTTGCGGCATTGCGATCGACAAGTGCTCGCAATGAGGTGCTCAAAAGTGTGCGATCTGTCAGACCTAAAACTTCAACAACTTGTGTGTGGGTAACTTTGGTTCCACAAAACGTGATAACTTGATCAAGCAAACTTTGGCTATCACGCATACTGCCTTCAGATTCTCGAGCTAACAACCAAAGAGCCTGAGGTTCTGCTTCAACACCTTCTGCTTCAATAATAGTTTTTAAACGATCTACTACTTTACGAACAGGGATACGTCTAAAATCAAAACGCTGACAGCGCGATAAAATAGTCACCGGAATTTTTTGCGGCTCTGTCGTCGCAAAAATAAAAATCACATGTGGTGGTGGTTCTTCTAAAGTTTTAAGGAGCGCATTAAATGCACTTGTAGAAAGCATGTGAACTTCATCAATAATATAGACTTTGTATTTGCCCGTAGAGGGCATGTAGCCAACGGTTTCACGAAGCTCACGAATATTTTCTACGCCGTTATTACTGGCTCCGTCGACTTCAATGACATCAATAGAACGCCCGGCTGTGATTTCTTGGCAATCATGACATTCATTGCATGGTACAAAATCTTTTGCCTTAGGGCATCTGAGACTTTTAGCTAAAATTCTTGCGGCAGAAGTTTTTCCAACTCCACGAGCTCCCGTAAATAATAGTGCGTGAGGCATGCGAGAACTTTTAAGTGCATTGAGAAGTGTGGTCGCCACATGTTCTTGACCAACTAATTCTTCGAAAGATTGTGGACGCCATTTGCGCGCTAAAACTTGATAAGACAACTCGCCCCCGATTGAAGGAAGACCGGGCAACCCCACATCACATAAAGACGCCTGCTACCGTTGCTTCCTTTCGGACCTGGCGGGGTTTGCAGAGCCCCGATTGCGTAGGACCCGGCCACATAAAAACAATTGCGCGCAGTAAAACGCACCGCATTGTTTATTGCAAGCTTTTCGTGCAGTTAAACCCGTTGATGCGCCGTACCTATAACCCGTAGACATCTTAAATCTTTCCTGTTAAAAAACCTCCTATGTCGAATATCAAAAGAAGACCTTCTCGGGTCGTAAAAATCGGTCAGATTTTAATGGGTGGAGACAATCCCATTGTCGTTCAATCCATGACCAACACGGACACCGCTGATGTTGCATCGACCATTAAACAAATCCAAGAACTTGCAGATTCAGGTTCAGAAATTGTTCGCATTACTGTGAACACTGAAGAGGCAGCCATTGCCGTTCCTAAAATTGTCGAGGGACTTTATAAAAATAATTACTCAACTCCAATTATCGGAGATTTTCATTACAACGGACATTTGCTTTTAAAAAAATACCCTGAATGCGCAAAGGCCTTAGCAAAATACAGAATCAATCCTGGAAATTGCGATATCGGAAAAGAAGAAAAAAATAATTTTGCCACCATGATTGAAATCGCAATGCAAAATGAAAAACCCGTTCGTATTGGTGCTAACTGGGGATCCCTTGATAAAGTCACACTCGCGCGCATGATGGATGCAAACGCAAAACTCGCCAAGCCACTTAACGCCAATGCGGTTATGCAAAATGCTCTTGTTGCTTCAGCGGTAGAATCAGCACAGCAAGCTGAAAAAATGGGATTACCAAAAGATCGCATCGTTTTGTCAGCTAAAATTTCACAAATTCAAGGTCTTGTTGATGTGTATCGTTCACTGGCTCAACAAGATGACTACGCACTTCACCTTGGTTTAACCGAAGCTGGCATTGGTAATAAAGGCACTGTCGCTTCTGCTGCAGCATTAGCCATTTTACTTCAAGAAGGTATTGGCGACACCATTCGGGTTTCAATCACACCAACTCCTACAAGTTCACGAACAGAAGAAGTCATTGTTGCTCAACAAATTTTACAATCATTAGAAATTAGAAACTTCACACCCCAAGTAACCTCTTGCCCAGGTTGTGGTCGAACCACCAGCACTTTGTTTCAATCTATGGCTGAACAAATTCAAAATTACCTGCGCGATAACATGGCTCACTGGAAACTTAAAAAACCAAATGCGAGCGAAATGAAAGTAGCGGTCATGGGCTGCATCGTTAACGGCCCAGGTGAATCCAAACACGCAAACCTTGGTATTTCATTGCCAGGTACAGCAGAGGATCCCAAAGCGCCCGTCTATGTTGACGGAATACTTGTCACAACCCTTCAAGGCAAAGATATTGTTCCTGAATTCATCAAAATTATTAATAATTACGTTGAATCTCATTACTGATTGACGCCTCTCATCACACCTTTATGTTTGCAATCCAACAAACGGCTTCCTAGACTTTGATCATAAAAAGTCACGGCATTTCGACTTTTAAAAATTGCAGTAATTCATAACCACAGGAGGGGCCAATGAATCTATTTTCTAAAGGAGCATTTCTTGCTCTCGCATTAACTGTTTCAATCAACGCTCAAGCGAACACATTAACCGGAGATCAAATTAAAGAATTATCTTTTGATCCACCAACGATCACAGAAGTTGAACCCATGCAAATTCCAAGTATTTACGTTATGAAAAGCGTACAGACTGAAGGCGAAGGTGATGGAATCAATATTGGTGATATCGTAAATGCAGGCAAATTTATTTGGGAGATCATCAAAGCGGGTCAACCCGTTGCCAACATGACCTCTGATGTTGCTCACGCACTTCCTCGCGGAAGCGAAGGTTGGCAATCTCTATCTGCTTGGTCATTGCCCCAAGCAAAAGCTTACAATGTTGTGTACAAAAACAAATTTGGTAAAGAAGTTGTAAACTTCACATATCAAGTTTTTTATACTTTCAACGGTGGCGTTCGTGGTGCTGGAAAATTCTTAGCCAACATCACAGCAATTCCCACTCATATTAAAGTTGCAAGCTGGGGCTATAGCTTAAATGCTTCAGCTCAAGTTCGTAATGCAACAAACATCGGCACAGATGACCATCCAGTTGCTTTATTGCCATTGGTTGTAAGCTGGCGCCTCAACACTATGATACAAGCCGAAGTGAATACTAAGAGCTACACCATTCAAGGTGATGGCGTTTACTTAGAACAGAAATAAACTGGCAAAATCATAGCGTTTAAAAGAGCCGATCTCGAGAACCGAGATCGGTTTTTCTTTGGAAATAAATACAATACTCCCACCTCGCCTATCTTTTTAACTGTGAGTTTGTTAAGTTGTTTTTGTTATGCCGAAGTTTTTTGCTACCACACCTCGAGGACTTGAACTAGTTCTCGAAAAAGAACTCCACGATCTGGGAATTACCAAAACAAAATTAGGGATTGCCGGCGTTGAATTTCACACCAATTGGGCTGGCTGCTATAAAGCTAACTTAGAAGTTACATCTGCTAGTCGAATTCTTTATCCTGTTTTAGATTTCCCCGCTTACGAACCCGATCAGATTTATCATAATGTTTTAAAACACGATTGGACCAAATACATTACTGTTGATCAAACACTGGCCATGGATTCTTCCGTTCGCGACAGTGGCATTCGTGATTTACGCATCGTCGCACTTAAAGCCAAAGACGCCGTTGTTGATCAGTTTGTCAAAAAATATGGTTCACGCCCGAATGTCGATGCAGAGAATCCAGATATGCAAGTTTCATTACGTCTTGTAAAAAACTTATGCACAGTTTCACTAGACACCTCTGGCGGATCACTTCATTACCGCGGGTATCGCGACCGAGGTGCACCAGCACCACTAAAAGAAAATCTCGCTGCAGCTTTAATTAAAATGACTGGTTGGGATCAAAGTAGTCCTTTGATGGATCCTATGTGCGGCTCAGGAACTTTTTGTATTGAGGCAGCACTGATGGGTTTGAAAATTCCACCAGGAAGCTTTCGAACGCGTTTTGGATTTCAACGATGGCTAACCTTTCAAACTGACGCGTTTAAGTTGTTACGCGATGAAATTGGTCAAAGAGTTTTAGATGACGTGCCGTTTAGAGTATACGGATCTGATTGCGATATGCGTGCTGTCGCAGCCGCTCGAGCCAATACTGAAAACGCTGGCACTGAAGTGGTAACTATTTTTAGAAGACAAGATATTACAGAATTCATTCCCGCACCAACACCTGGGGTTCTCATCACTAATCCACCCTACGGTGAAAGACTCGGTGAGAGCCAAGATCTCGTTGATCTGTACTCAAAACTGGGGCACCAACTTAAAACACACTTTCAAGGTTGGAAAGCTTTTGTTCTCACCGGCAACCCAACACTTGCCAAAGCCATAGGCTTAGAACCAAAAAGATCAACACGCGTATATAATGGCGCAAT is a genomic window of Oligoflexia bacterium containing:
- a CDS encoding ADP-ribosylation factor-like protein, translating into MSFINYNAKEIHCKIVYYGPSLGGKTTNIQWVYQKTANDQKSKLIALNTENERTLFFDFLPLFIGEIRGFTTKFHLYTVPGQVVYDASRKLILKGLDGVIFVADSQAERLEENIESMNNLEKNLVQQGYDIKQVPLIMQYNKRDLGNVTPTVELRKLLNRYNAPEFDAVATQGTGVFESLKTISKSIITVLKGGDL
- the recR gene encoding recombination mediator RecR; translation: MAFKIPALDRLIEELSRLPGLGEKTAQRLTFHILKSKKDIAEQLSAALLELKSQVKNCPQCFSFTDQELCAFCKDTQRQPELVCVVEDPSDILRIEAAMQFKGRYHVLQGVLSPLDGIGPDQIRLQELLNRLENEKITEVILALDADLEGDATSLYLTKLIKPRGIRVTRIAHGVPIGGNLEYVDYRTLSRALENRVEL
- a CDS encoding YbaB/EbfC family nucleoid-associated protein, encoding MKNFPGGMQQFLKQAQQMQGKMAKLQEELATKTVEATSGGGAVTAVATGAQLISAIKISKDVVDPNDLDMLQDLVLTAVNESLKKSKAMSESEMQKITGGVSMPGLF
- the dnaX gene encoding DNA polymerase III subunit gamma/tau; its protein translation is MSYQVLARKWRPQSFEELVGQEHVATTLLNALKSSRMPHALLFTGARGVGKTSAARILAKSLRCPKAKDFVPCNECHDCQEITAGRSIDVIEVDGASNNGVENIRELRETVGYMPSTGKYKVYIIDEVHMLSTSAFNALLKTLEEPPPHVIFIFATTEPQKIPVTILSRCQRFDFRRIPVRKVVDRLKTIIEAEGVEAEPQALWLLARESEGSMRDSQSLLDQVITFCGTKVTHTQVVEVLGLTDRTLLSTSLRALVDRNAASCLQIIERVFHQGYDPKQFAQDLLEHLRNLMIVKVSVASGNTTSTGEFLDLPDQEIDELKKYADELSNEDVHMLFDMTLKGVGDVLRAQDPRIVLEMLLLRLSQAPRLTSIEKLIASIENGGSKNPTAVSTKPVIPATPTRTPLRSEAPVQTATPVRAAAAPTVAVASGGSDLERWAELVGIIKKEKPLLGAKLEYAFLQNLEGENLVIGFRKEQEFFYNQVAQKEVVNQIVDVVAKHWGRKYKVQVTLSQGSPNQSSPKEAREAAETAVNDRIREQVESHPLVREAKDVFKARITSIKESQ
- the ispG gene encoding flavodoxin-dependent (E)-4-hydroxy-3-methylbut-2-enyl-diphosphate synthase — its product is MSNIKRRPSRVVKIGQILMGGDNPIVVQSMTNTDTADVASTIKQIQELADSGSEIVRITVNTEEAAIAVPKIVEGLYKNNYSTPIIGDFHYNGHLLLKKYPECAKALAKYRINPGNCDIGKEEKNNFATMIEIAMQNEKPVRIGANWGSLDKVTLARMMDANAKLAKPLNANAVMQNALVASAVESAQQAEKMGLPKDRIVLSAKISQIQGLVDVYRSLAQQDDYALHLGLTEAGIGNKGTVASAAALAILLQEGIGDTIRVSITPTPTSSRTEEVIVAQQILQSLEIRNFTPQVTSCPGCGRTTSTLFQSMAEQIQNYLRDNMAHWKLKKPNASEMKVAVMGCIVNGPGESKHANLGISLPGTAEDPKAPVYVDGILVTTLQGKDIVPEFIKIINNYVESHY
- a CDS encoding THUMP domain-containing protein codes for the protein MPKFFATTPRGLELVLEKELHDLGITKTKLGIAGVEFHTNWAGCYKANLEVTSASRILYPVLDFPAYEPDQIYHNVLKHDWTKYITVDQTLAMDSSVRDSGIRDLRIVALKAKDAVVDQFVKKYGSRPNVDAENPDMQVSLRLVKNLCTVSLDTSGGSLHYRGYRDRGAPAPLKENLAAALIKMTGWDQSSPLMDPMCGSGTFCIEAALMGLKIPPGSFRTRFGFQRWLTFQTDAFKLLRDEIGQRVLDDVPFRVYGSDCDMRAVAAARANTENAGTEVVTIFRRQDITEFIPAPTPGVLITNPPYGERLGESQDLVDLYSKLGHQLKTHFQGWKAFVLTGNPTLAKAIGLEPKRSTRVYNGAIECQFLKFEP